One region of Cygnus atratus isolate AKBS03 ecotype Queensland, Australia chromosome 25, CAtr_DNAZoo_HiC_assembly, whole genome shotgun sequence genomic DNA includes:
- the MRC2 gene encoding C-type mannose receptor 2, protein MGRPRRPRPLRASLGCLLGLQLVLGAAHPDSKVFLIYNAGAQGCLETKDSLVRLTKGCNASAPAQQWKWVSRNRLFNVGAMQCLGVSWHGANATAGLHPLATYECDRESVNMRWSCRSLGEQLSQHLGARPGNSSLDRGDQARGSQWRTYGTEEDLCSVPYSEIYTIQGNSHGKPCTIPFKYDNQWFHECTSTGREDGHLWCATTQDYGKDERWGFCPIKSNDCETFWDKDHLTNSCYQFNFQSTLSWREAWNSCEQQGANLLSITEIHEQTYINGLLTGYSSTLWIGLNDLDINGGWQWSDNSPLKYLNWESDQPDNPSEENCGVIRTESSGGWQNRDCGIALPYVCKKKPNATADPFLTDSWSEVKVDCEPSWQSFQSNCYRLVGEKKSWQDAKKTCLRSGGDLVSIHTLSELEFVTKQIKQDVEELWIGLNDLKLQMNFEWSDGTPVRFTYWHPFEPNNFRDSLEDCVTIWGPEGRWNDSPCNQTLPSICKKPGRVSQEKEEDDHGCRKGWKWHSPSCFWLGEDRVTYSDARKLCSDYGSTLVTITNRFEQAYVSSLIYGWDGEYFWTALQDINETGAFRWLSGDEVMYTHWNRDQPGYNKGGCVALATGSSMGLWEVKNCSTFKAKYICRQNLGTPVNPELPSPYPTPSLTGACPPGWSADPKLRHCYKVFNFDKLQEKKTWIAAQEFCRELGAQLLSLGSYEEEHFVANTLNKIFGESEPEIHEQHWFWIGLNRRDPAGDRSWRWSDGLGFFYHNFDRSNYDDDDIRNCAVLDLASLQWMPMQCEAQLDWICKLPKGADVKEPEITTQGSKEWVKYQEAEYKFFEHHSTWVQAQRICSWFQAELVSVHGEAELRFLGQNLKKFSRGQEQHWWIGLHTYENDGRFKWSDGSLLNFVSWAPGKPRPINKDKKCVYMTASREDWGDQKCLTALPYICKRSNATAVKPSPPPMPAPTSGGCPHGWFPFLSKCFSFNGRDKAEIVKWPEAKQACENQGAVLATISNPLEQAFITSMLPNISFDLWIGLHDAKKEFQWVEGEPLRHVSWAPGEPSGCSASSPSDKPTNCVVVWHGSPPHFTGRWDDRSCVEEKHGYICQRSIDPFLSPARTPYPPSPTGTLFYHNSTYRILQKPLRWHEALLLCETLNATLATIPDPYSQAFLTQAVSSLRAPLWIGLANNEGGRSYSWLTEENLFYANWQDGEPQQVAGCSYMDADGSWRTAGCDTKLQGGICQLQSGATRAHKWSYSGSCPKSLEDSSWIPFRDHCYTFHMEITLGQKDAMRRCQKVGGTVLSIQDETENVFVWEHLQAYEGPSKGAWLGMTFNPKGGTLVWHDNTAVNYSNWGQHDTGPSMLSQNSCYWIQSSNGVWRLGSCTNVTMGVICKIPRVEESSFSRAALPENTTAIAVVVLSTLVLCALLGIAVYLYKRRRSSERGAFESARYSRTTSNPSEAAEKNILVSDMEMNEQQD, encoded by the exons ACTCCAAAGTCTTCCTCATCTACAACGCGGGCGCTCAGGGCTGCCTGGAGACCAAGGACTCGCTGGTGCGGCTCACCAAGGGCTGCAACGCCAGCGCCCCGGCCCAGCAGTGGAAATGGGTCTCGCGCAACCGCCTCTTCAACGTGGGGGCCATGCAGTGCCTGGGGGTGTCGTGGCACGGGGCCAACGCCACGGCCGGGCTGCACCCCTTGGCCACCTACGAGTGCGACCGCGAGTCCGTCAACATGCGCTGGAGCTGCCGCAGCCTCGGCGAGCAGCTCTCGCAGCACCTCGGCGCCCGCCCGGGCAATTCCTCGCTGGACAGAGGGGACCAGGCGCGCGGCTCGCAGTGGAGGACGTACGGCACCGAGGAGGATCTGTGCTCCGTGCCCTACTCCG AGATCTACACCATCCAGGGCAACTCGCACGGGAAGCCCTGCACCATCCCCTTCAAGTACGACAACCAGTGGTTCCACGAGTGCACCAGCACGGGGCGGGAGGACGGCCACCTCTGGTGCGCCACCACTCAGGACTACGGCAAGGACGAGCGATGGGGTTTCTGTCCCATAAAGA GTAACGACTGCGAGACCTTTTGGGACAAGGACCACCTCACCAACAGCTGCTACCAGTTCAACTTCCAGTCCACGCTGTCCTGGCGGGAGGCTTGGAACAGCTGCGAGCAGCAGGGAGCCAACCTGCTCAGCATCACCGAGATCCACGAGCAGACCTACATCAACG GGCTGCTGACGGGGTACAGCTCCACGCTCTGGATCGGGCTCAACGACCTGGACATCAACGGGGGCTGGCAGTGGTCGGACAACTCGCCGCTCAAGTACCTCAACTGGGAAAGCG ACCAGCCCGACAACCCCAGCGAGGAGAACTGCGGCGTGATCCGCACCGAGTCGTCCGGAGGGTGGCAGAACCGCGACTGCGGCATCGCCCTCCCCTACGTCTGCAAGAAGAAGCCCAACGCCACCGCTGACCCCTTCCTGACGG ACTCATGGTCAGAGGTGAAGGTGGACTGCGAGCCCAGCTGGCAATCCTTCCAGTCCAACTGTTACCGCCTGGTGGGGGAGAAGAAGAGCTGGCAGGATGCAAAGAAGACCTGCCTGCGGAGCGGGGGGGACCTGGTCAGCATCCACACCCTCTCCGAGCTCGAGTTCGTCACCAAGCAGATCAAGCAAG ATGTGGAGGAGCTCTGGATTGGCCTAAACGACCTCAAGCTGCAGATGAACTTCGAGTGGTCGGACGGGACGCCCGTGAGGTTCACCTACTGGCACCCCTTCGAGCCCAACAACTTCCGCGACAGCCTGGAGGACTGCGTGACCATCTGGGGACCG GAAGGGAGGTGGAATGACAGCCCCTGCAACCAGACCCTGCCCTCTATCTGCAAAAAGCCCGGCCGGGTGAGccaggagaaagaggaggatgACCACGGGTGCCGAAAG ggctggaaGTGGCACAGCCCCTCCTGCTTCTGGCTGGGCGAGGACCGCGTCACCTACAGCGACGCCCGCAAGCTGTGCTCCGACTACGGCTCCACGCTGGTCACCATCACCAACAG GTTCGAGCAGGCGTACGTCAGCAGCCTCATCTATGGCTGGGACGGCGAGTATTTCTGGACGGCGCTGCAGGACATCAACGAGACGGGCGCTTTCCGCTGGCTGAGCGGCGACGAGGTCATGTACACCCACTGGAACCGCGACCAGCCCG GTTACAATAAGGGCGGCTGCGTGGCCCTGGCCACCGGCAGCTCCATGGGGCTGTGGGAGGTGAAGAACTGCAGCACCTTCAAGGCCAAGTACATCTGCCGGCAGAACCTGGGCACGCCGGTGAACCCCGAGCTGCCCAGCCCCTACCCCACGCCCAGCCTCACCGGCGCCTGCCCCCCCGGATGGAGCGCGGACCCCAAGCTGCGGCACTGCTACAAG GTGTTTAATTTTGACAAGCTGCAAGAGAAGAAGACGTGGATCGCGGCGCAGGAGTTCTGCCGGGAGCTGGGGGCTcagctgctcagcctgggcAGCTACGAGGAGGAGCACTTCGTCGCCAACACCCTCAACAAGATTTTTGG CGAGTCAGAGCCGGAGATCCACGAGCAGCACTGGTTCTGGATTGGCCTCAACCGGCGGGACCCTGCGGGGGACCGGAGCTGGCGGTGGAGCGACGGGCTGGGG TTCTTCTACCACAACTTTGACCGCAGCAACTACGACGACGACGACATCCGGAACTGCGCGGTGCTGGACCTGGCGTCCCTGCAGTGGATGCCGATGCAGTGCGAAGCCCAGCTGGACTGGATCTGCAAACTGCCCAAAG gTGCTGATGTGAAGGAGCCAGAGATCACAACCCAAG GCAGCAAAGAGTGGGTGAAGTACCAGGAGGCCGAGTACAAGTTCTTCGAGCACCACTCGACGTGGGTGCAGGCGCAGCGCATCTGCAGCTGGTTCCAGGCAGAGCTGGTGTCAGTGCACGGCGAGGCCGAGCTGCGCTTCCTGGGCCAGAACCTGAAGAAG TTCTCCaggggccaggagcagcactGGTGGATCGGGCTGCACACCTATGAGAACGACGGGAGGTTCAA GTGGTCCGATGGGTCCCTCCTCAACTTCGTCTCCTGGGCACCTGGCAAGCCGCGTCCCATCAACAAGGACAAGAAGTGCGTCTACATGACGGCCAGCAGAG AGGACTGGGGGGACCAGAAGTGCCTGACGGCGCTGCCCTACATCTGCAAGCGGAGCAATGCCACCGCCGTGAAGCCCTCCCCGCCACCGATGCCCGCTCCCACAAGCGGGGGCTGTCCCCATGGCTGGTTCCCCTTCCTCAGCAAG TGTTTCAGCTTCAACGGCCGCGACAAAGCCGAGATCGTGAAGTGGCCGGAGGCGAAGCAGGCGTGTGAGAACCAGGGCGCCGTGCTGGCCACCATCTCCAACCCACTGGAGCAGG CTTTCATAACATCCATGCTGCCGAACATCTCCTTCGACCTCTGGATTGGCCTCCACGATGCCAAGAAGGAGTTCCAGTGGGTGGAGGGCGAGCCGCTGCGGCACGTGAGCTGGGCGCCTGGCGAGCCCTCGGGGTGCAGCGCCTCCAGCCCCAGTGACAAGCCG ACCAACTGCGTGGTGGTGTGGCACGGCTCCCCCCCACACTTCACGGGGCGCTGGGACGACCGGAGCTGCGTGGAGGAGAAGCACGGCTACATCTGCCAGCGGAGCATAG ACCCGTTCCTGAGCCCCGCGCGGACGCCGTACCCTCCCTCGCCCACCGGCACCCTCTTTTACCACAACAGCACTTACCGCATCCTGCAGAAACCCCTCAGGTGGCACGAGGCCCTGCTGCTCTGCGAGACCCTCAATGCCACCCTGGCCACCATCCCCGACCCCTACAGCCAGGCCTTCCTCACCCAGGCCGTCAGCAGCCTGCGGGCCCCGCTCTGGATCGGGCTGGCTAACAACGAG GGAGGCCGGAGCTACTCGTGGCTGACGGAGGAGAACCTCTTCTACGCCAACTGGCAGGACGGGGAGCCCCAGCAGGTCGCCGGCTGCTCCTACATGGACGCGGACGGGAGCTGGCGCACGGCCGGCTGTGACACCAAGCTGCAGGGCGGCATCTGCCAGCTCCAGTCAG GTGCCACCCGCGCGCACAAGTGGAGCTACAGCGGCAGCTGCCCCAAGTCGCTGGAGGACTCATCGTGGATCCCCTTCCGGGACCACTGCTACACCTTCCACATGGAGATCACCCTGGGGCAGAAGGACGCCATGCGGAGGTGCCAGAAAG TTGGTGGCACGGTGTTGTCCATCCAGGACGAGACAGAGAACGTCTTTGTGTGGGAGCATCTCCAGGCCTACGAGGGCCCATCCAAGGGTGCCTGGCTGGGCATGACGTTCAACCCCAAAG GAGGTACCTTGGTTTGGCACGACAACACCGCCGTGAACTACTCCAACTGGGGCCAGCACGACACGGGGCCCAGCATGCTGAGCCAGAACAGCTGCTACTGGATCCAGAGCAGCAACGGCGTCTGGCGCCTGGGCTCCTGCACCAACGTCACCATGGGGGTCATCTGCAAGATCCCCCGAG TGGAGGAGAGCAGCTTTTCCAGGGCAG ctctgccggAGAACACGACGGCCATCGCGGTGGTGGTGCTGTCAACGCTGGTGCTGTGCGCCCTGCTGGGCATCGCCGTCTACCTGTACAAGCGGCGGAGGAGCTCGGAGCGAGGCGCCTTTGAGAGCGCCCGCTACAGCCGCACCACCTCCAACCCCAGCGAAGCCGCCGAGAAGAACATCCTGGTGTCGGACATGGAGATGAACGAGCAGCAAGACTAA